CTGGTTGGGTTCTGGTTCACCCTGTGGCTTCGGGTGAAGGGCTGGGCCTAGTGTTCTCTTTACAGCCCCACCCAGAGACCACATTGGGACTCAGCAGCCCTTACAGGGCCAGAGGTCCCACCATCTCTGACATCCCAGAAGACTCTCCATCCCCTGAAGGGACCAGGCTTTCTCCCTCCAGTGGTGGAAAGAGGTAAGAAGGACAGACAAGGGCAGCCTTCTGGGGGCCTGTGGGGAAGGGGCTGGCAGCACAGATAGCTGTGGGGGGTAGGGGAGAAGTCAGTGCCAGGGTCTGGTTGAAGCTTTTCTCTGGTGCAGGGAGAAGGGCCTGGCACTACTCAAAGAAGAGCCGGCCAGCCCAGCAGGGGAAGGTGAGGCTGGGCTGGCCCTGGCCCCAAATGGGTGTGACTTCTGCGTGACAGCCCCCCCAGCGCTGCCTGTGGCTGTAGTGCAGGCCATCCTGGAAGGGAAAGAGAGCTTCAGCCCTGAGGGACCCAGGAATGCCCAACAGCCTGAACCAAGGGGTCCCAGGGAGGTATCTGGCAGGTGAGCAGAGAGCCCATTCTTGACTGAGCCCTGTGGGCCACTTTTGCAATTAGACCAGCACTAAGTAGGCCCCTGAAACTCCCCAGCCTTGTCGACCCTTTGGTGGCTGGGGGGCTGTCGGGCACTATGATCTGACCTGATTTCTCAGAGTTGCTCTAAGGAGTACCAGCATCAGAGGTCCTGGAAAGTGGAAACATCCTGTGGTAGGGCTCAGGAATCGGcattttaaatgagatcattGGGGTGGTTATAAAGATTGTAATGTACACATCAGTTTAGGAAGCACTGGTATTGACAATTGCATAGGGAGGGGACATATCCCAAGTCCCCAGCTCTACAACCCAAACCTCAGGCCAAAGTTAGGAAGCAAAGGCACTCTTATgtgccctctgtgtgtgtgcgtgcatgcgcaCATGCACGGTGGGTCCTCTCCTAGCATTCTCTATATATTGTCAGATTTAGATCCTGATGTCTCCAGGTTCCTTGGGAACCTAATTGGGCGGGGGGTACTGTAGGCTAAGAGCAGTTCTCTGTACACAGGGGGCCTCTGGGCCTGGAAAGGGGGGGCCAGAGCCCAGAGAGTCTGCTGTCTCCAATGCTACTTCGGGCCCCTCCTGAAAGTGTGGAGCCTGCAGGGCCCCTGGATGTGAGTACACCCTCAGCAAGCAGGGGCATGGTACTTGATGGGGTCCGGCTGTTTGTGCAGCCTGGGGAAGCCACCACTGACCCAGAGCTTCCCCCAGGTGCTGGGCCCCAGCCTCCAAGGGAAGGAATGGACCCTGATGGACTTGGACATGGAGCTGTCTCTGGTAACatgagggtggagagggaggaggtTAGGCGGTTATGGGTTGCTGAGCCAAGCCCTTTGGTCCATGGTTGTTCTCTCTCAGCTAGAGCCCCAGCTCTCCTCCCCAACTGCTTCCTGGGGTTCTTCTATGCAGATGCAACCCTTGGTTCCAGAGAAGGGTGAGACTGAGCTGGCGGTCAAGGGGTTAAATTCTCCAGACCCAGGTAATGGTTGTGGTGACTCGGGACCTGGGGGAGGTCCTGAATGGCCTGAGCTATGGTGATTGGATAGACCGGGCTGTTTGTGTTTTGAGTGACGTCAGTTCAGGCTGCCTGCAGAGAGCTACTAAAGCCACCCATCCCCTTACCACTGGATGAGTGTGGGGAGGTTGAGAATGGATGTTTCATCCTAACTTACTATATGGCAAGGCAGGTGAGGCTCTCCTTCCCTGAAGACAGGAGGGGGTGACCAAGAAGGGGGAACTGTTTCTCCCTGCTGAGTATAATAGCCTCACTCCTCGTAGGGAAGGACTCCACTATAGAGGCACCACTCCTGCTGGACGTCCACGCGGCTTTGGGAAGCCCAGCTCTCGGCCTGCCTGGAGCTTTAACCATTTACAGCCCCCCTGAGAGCCGGGCCTCCTATCTGGTCCCGGGCGCTGATCCCTTTCCCTGAGCAGCTCTCCACTTTGAAGCCAGCCTGACTGAGGGGCTGGCCTGCAGCCGCAGATCCTTCTCGGCTTCCCGGCGCCCCCTGGCGGAGGCTGAGCCAAGACCGTACAATTCGGTGGCCCCTTCCCATTACCAAGTCGTGCACATAAACCGCATTTTTCCCctgtgtttttagtttcttttctctacCGACCAGGGAGCACAAACGTCATGGGTGTATGGAGGCTACTTTGCATTCGTAGAAGCCTCCAGATCCTAGGGTTTTAATGGAGAAACCCCTGGAGAGTGGAGTGCTTGGGGAGCCGGCTTCTAGTTCTGCTTAGGCCCGGATCCTCCCGCCTGGATCTAGGGCTGGTGCGTAGCCACTGCAATCTCCGGGAAGTGGAGGCTCTGGGCTTCACACCCAGCTCCGCAATGCATCCGCTCCGTGATCCTGGATAAGCTGgtccccttctctgagccttatcTGTAACAGATGAAGAGGGGTCGACAAGAAGTTAGGGGTAAAGAACCTGGGAATTGCCAGGTCCGGAGTGGGTGCCGGGTACGTGGAGCCGGGGCCGTGGGTCGCGTTGCCCCCTCGCTGACTCATTCAGTGTGCCCCgggtggggggagaaagagaacCACGTGTAAGAGCCCAGGCGAAACACGGCCTCGGGCGACCTGCCTTCTACAGCTGGGAGAACAGCCCGCTCTCCCCACGCCCCTCCCGGTTCCCAGCAGCCCtggccgccccgcccccgccacagCTGCTGCTCCCACTCCTACACCCCACCCCGCCCAGCCCTTTCTGCCTCGTCATCTCCTGACCCGCCGAGGCCCGACCCGTGCGTGAGTCGGGCCGCCCGGAGCTCACC
The DNA window shown above is from Rhinolophus ferrumequinum isolate MPI-CBG mRhiFer1 chromosome 15, mRhiFer1_v1.p, whole genome shotgun sequence and carries:
- the HSF4 gene encoding heat shock factor protein 4 isoform X4, producing the protein MLEAPAALPTEPGPSPVPAFLGKLWTLVGDSSTDHLIRWSPRGTSFLVSDQSRFAKEVLPQYFKHSNMASFVRQLNMYGFRKVVSIEQGGLLRPERDHVEFQHPSFVRGREQLLERVRRKVPALRSDDGRWRPEDLGRLLGEVQALREVQESTEARLRELRQQNDILWREVVSLRQSHGQQHRVIGKLIQCLFGPLQGGSSSAGAKRKLSLMLDEGSSCPTPAKFGACPLPGALLQDPYFIQLPHPETTLGLSSPYRARGPTISDIPEDSPSPEGTRLSPSSGGKREKGLALLKEEPASPAGEGEAGLALAPNGCDFCVTAPPALPVAVVQAILEGKESFSPEGPRNAQQPEPRGPREVSGRGPLGLERGGQSPESLLSPMLLRAPPESVEPAGPLDVLGPSLQGKEWTLMDLDMELSLMQPLVPEKGETELAVKGLNSPDPGKDSTIEAPLLLDVHAALGSPALGLPGALTIYSPPESRASYLVPGADPFP
- the HSF4 gene encoding heat shock factor protein 4 isoform X2, producing MSDSPQSECECVYAAPERGPGRGRAPLTVSGLRPHGGWAGGRHSQQRGTSFLVSDQSRFAKEVLPQYFKHSNMASFVRQLNMYGFRKVVSIEQGGLLRPERDHVEFQHPSFVRGREQLLERVRRKVPALRSDDGRWRPEDLGRLLGEVQALREVQESTEARLRELRQQNDILWREVVSLRQSHGQQHRVIGKLIQCLFGPLQGGSSSAGAKRKLSLMLDEGSSCPTPAKFGACPLPGALLQDPYFIQLPHPETTLGLSSPYRARGPTISDIPEDSPSPEGTRLSPSSGGKREKGLALLKEEPASPAGEGEAGLALAPNGCDFCVTAPPALPVAVVQAILEGKESFSPEGPRNAQQPEPRGPREVSGRGPLGLERGGQSPESLLSPMLLRAPPESVEPAGPLDVLGPSLQGKEWTLMDLDMELSLMQPLVPEKGETELAVKGLNSPDPGKDSTIEAPLLLDVHAALGSPALGLPGALTIYSPPESRASYLVPGADPFP
- the HSF4 gene encoding heat shock factor protein 4 isoform X1, with product MSDSPQSECECVYAAPERGPGRGRAPLTVSGLRPHGGWAGGRHSQQRGTSFLVSDQSRFAKEVLPQYFKHSNMASFVRQLNMYGFRKVVSIEQGGLLRPERDHVEFQHPSFVRGREQLLERVRRKVPALRSDDGRWRPEDLGRLLGEVQALREVQESTEARLRELRQQNDILWREVVSLRQSHGQQHRVIGKLIQCLFGPLQGGSSSAGAKRKLSLMLDEGSSCPTPAKFGACPLPGALLQDPYFIQLPHPETTLGLSSPYRARGPTISDIPEDSPSPEGTRLSPSSGGKREKGLALLKEEPASPAGEGEAGLALAPNGCDFCVTAPPALPVAVVQAILEGKESFSPEGPRNAQQPEPRGPREVSGRGPLGLERGGQSPESLLSPMLLRAPPESVEPAGPLDVLGPSLQGKEWTLMDLDMELSLLEPQLSSPTASWGSSMQMQPLVPEKGETELAVKGLNSPDPGKDSTIEAPLLLDVHAALGSPALGLPGALTIYSPPESRASYLVPGADPFP
- the HSF4 gene encoding heat shock factor protein 4 isoform X3, which gives rise to MSDSPQSECECVYAAPERGPGRGRAPLTVSGLRPHGGWAGGRHSQQRGTSFLVSDQSRFAKEVLPQYFKHSNMASFVRQLNMYGFRKVVSIEQGGLLRPERDHVEFQHPSFVRGREQLLERVRRKVPALRSDDGRWRPEDLGRLLGEVQALREVQESTEARLRELRQQNDILWREVVSLRQSHGQQHRVIGKLIQCLFGPLQGGSSSAGAKRKLSLMLDEGSSCPTPAKFGACPLPGALLQDPYFIQLPHPETTLGLSSPYRARGPTISDIPEDSPSPEGTRLSPSSGGKREKGLALLKEEPASPAGEGEAGLALAPNGCDFCVTAPPALPVAVVQAILEGKESFSPEGPRNAQQPEPRGPREVSGRGPLGLERGGQSPESLLSPMLLRAPPESVEPAGPLDVLGPSLQGKEWTLMDLDMELSLLEPQLSSPTASWGSSMQMQPLVPEKGETELAVKGLNSPDPGLHYRGTTPAGRPRGFGKPSSRPAWSFNHLQPP